ATCCGAGGTGGTCGTTGCAGAGTTACGCGAAGTGATAGGGCTAAAACCGCCACCGGGCCTTACGGTAGACCTCTCCGGCGGTCCGGTTGAAGACCGGGTGATGATGGATCTCGCAGCGGAGACGATGCAAACCACCTCCGCGATCAGTTTCGCGCTGATCATCATCATTCTCATACTCCTCTTCACGTCGATCAAATATGGGCTCATACCGCTCCTTACCATCCTGCTCGGCACCGTCTGGACCTATGGTGTCTTGTATCTCATCGGCTTTGAGATAACACCGATAACCTCGGGTGCGCTCGCCATGATCATGGGTATCGGGATCGATTTTGGGATCCAGGTAACGAAACGGTTCCGCTACGAGTTGCGGTGGCACGAGCGAGAAGTGGCGATGGTGAATACGCTTCAGAACGTCTTCTATCCCATGGTGATAACAACCGTGGCGGCGGTGACCGGTTTTTTATGCCTCTCGCTCGGGGAGCTGCCGATGATGAAAGACATGGGAAAGCTGCTCGCGATGGGCGTGACCTGTTCCATGATCGCGGCGCTCACGGTTGTCCCCGCGATCCTGGTGCTCTTTGAGTGGAAGCCGAAGCGAGCGTAAGGCTGGGACGAAGAGCGAGGAAAGAAGGAGTATGGCGAGAACGGAAGAAATACCGGAACGGATCAAGAAGATTATTGCGGGCCATGGGTGGCTCAGGCACCTTACCGTTGGCGAGATCATGGAAACGGACGTTATAACAATTAATGAAGAAGCAACGTTACGTGAGTTTGATCAATTGATCACGAGATATAAGCATCAGGGCTATCCAGTTGTCAATGAAGAGCAAAAGACCGTTGGCGTTATTTCACTCAAAGACCTGCTGCGCGTGGACGAGGAAAACTGGGATACCTGTAGGGTTAAGGACCGGATGAGCACCTGCTTGATCTGCGTCAGTCCCGAAGAGAGTATTATTGACGCGGTCGAGCGAATGACGAAAGCGGGCATTGGTCGGCTACTCGTGATGGACGGCGAGAGACTGGTGGGTATCATCTCGCGGAGTTGCATAATGGATAAAGTGATTAAAAAGATGCTCGTGTAGTATTACCGGTATGGCGTAGCGGAGATCAAGAGGTAGTATCAGTCATGGATGATACGAGATTCGGTCTGAAGCACCTGGTGAGCATCTTCCTGAAGCTCGCCA
The Methanomicrobia archaeon DNA segment above includes these coding regions:
- a CDS encoding CBS domain-containing protein; translated protein: MARTEEIPERIKKIIAGHGWLRHLTVGEIMETDVITINEEATLREFDQLITRYKHQGYPVVNEEQKTVGVISLKDLLRVDEENWDTCRVKDRMSTCLICVSPEESIIDAVERMTKAGIGRLLVMDGERLVGIISRSCIMDKVIKKMLV